In Strigops habroptila isolate Jane chromosome 14, bStrHab1.2.pri, whole genome shotgun sequence, one genomic interval encodes:
- the STXBP4 gene encoding syntaxin-binding protein 4 isoform X1 — MLHVSESFILNFNKSSAPKKMSSTDTLKNTKEKTIMGPHGINRAVHRISFSDCQNGLGVKIIGGYRAQTAEDYGIFIKRILPGGVAAVDSRLLTGDLILDVNGENLMGVTNERAVDILRTASASNHMSLLVARDEEAKKEFLDLMDKYGSHSDINSARSSPTQLSSAKSNDSPSSGSSSRSQSPQLHPKDNVTTSSRNNSGPAPFSKLANNSAFQMISICKGTSLGLNIVGGINRNEGPLVYIQEIIPGGDCHKDGRLKPGDQLVSINKESMIGVSYEEAKSIINRTKMRSESFWEIAFIRQKNTPSYSESLQRPSSLLTSSIAYGDQQAAVLSSLASPNGKLVSTFIPNAMETGGKTGEQSPITSLDSNPTDVSATVTAPSQNDGYELQGRNSTVRLKAEKLERVNTCNLLSFPFFPFMMHVKHLETVSRLTKLKALNYLGIQPTDEQQQALRQQLQKDSKGTVSFGDFIEVSKNLFTMQLNATDDGQKSLTLGVNETASFLDSQIVTCDSLDDDVERLKKERNYALKEMSKLKEKLSESMNLEKHLTEQLQIVKQEAKAAVEETRALRSRIHLAEAAQRQARGIEMDYEEVIRLLEAEIVELKAQLTDHSGQNKDNIQDLRKRVTVLDCQLRKSESARKTFEVATEKLLQFVEVVHEILSDNSTASTVLSDRTSTLSAKALLARVGRTGPTITTALAAEARDLAKSVRAILEVDCLPYGWEEAYTADGIKYFINHVTQTTSWIHPVTSALSLLCSEDDDDGIRELPRSKS; from the exons ATGCTTCATGTGTCAGAATCCTTCATTTTGAACTTTAATAAAAGTAGTGCACCTAAGAAGATGTCCAGTACAGACACcctaaaaaatacaaaagaaaa gACTATTATGGGCCCTCATGGAATCAATCGAGCTGTACACcgcatttctttttctgactgtCAAAATGGATTAG gaGTTAAAATTATTGGAGGTTATCGGGCACAAACAGCAGAAGATTATGGGATTTTCATAAAGAGAATTCTACCTGGAGGAGTTGCTGCTGTAGATA GCCGTTTGCTCACTGGTGATCTGATTTTGGATGTCAATGGAGAGAACTTAATGGGAGTAACCAATGAAAG GGCTGTTGACATCTTGCGAACAGCATCAGCATCTAACCACATGTCTCTGCTAGTTGCTAGAGATGAAGAAGCaaa gaaagaatttcttgaCCTGATGGATAAGTACGGCTCTCACAGTGACATCAACTCGGCCAGAAGTTCTCCAACACAACTATCATCTG caaaatctAATGACAGCCCTTCTTCTGGGTCATCCTCAAGGTCACAGAGCCCTCAGTTGCATCCGAAGGATAAtgtcaccaccagcagcagaaataattctgGTCCAGCACCATTCTCAAAGCTTGCAAA CAATAGTGCATTTCAGATGATCTCCATTTGCAAGGGAACAAGCCTAGGTTTGAATATAGTAGGGGGAATTAACAGAAATGAAGGGCCTTTGGTATATATTCAAGAAATTATCCCTGGTGGCGATTGTCATAAG GATGGACGATTGAAGCCTGGAGATCAACTTGTATCCATAAACAAGGAGTCAATGATTGGTGTCTCCTATGAAGAGGCAAAAAGTATAATCAACAGAACAAAGATGAG GTCTGAAAGTTTTTGGGAGATAGCTTTTATTAGACAAAAAAATACTCCCAGTTATTCAGAGAGTCTGCAACGTCCTTCCAGCCTTTTAACGTCATCTATAGCATATGGAGACCAGCAGGCTGCAGTACTTAGCTCTCTTGCATCTCCTAATGGGAAGCTTGTTTCAACGTTCATTCCAAATGCT ATGGAAACTGGAGGAAAGACGGGCGAGCAGTCTCCAATTACTTCTCTAGACAGCAATCCTACTGATGTGTCTGCCACTG tTACTGCCCCCAGCCAGAATGATGGTTATGAGCTGCAAGGGAGGAACTCTACTGTTCGtctcaaagcagaaaagctggagagggtAAATACTTGTAATCTTttgagttttcctttctttcccttcatgATGCATGTAAAACATCTGGAGACTGTTTCTAGGCTGACAAAGTTAAAG GCATTGAATTATCTTGGGATTCAGCCCACAGATGAACAGCAGCAAGCCCTAAGGCAGCAACTTCAGAAAGATTCTAAAGGAACAGTGTCTTTTGGAG ATTTCATTGAAGTTTCAAAGAATCTGTTCACTATGCAATTGAATGCAACAGATGATGGCCAAAAATCTCTAACACTTGGAGTCAATGAAACTGCCAGCTTCCTGGATTCACAG ATTGTAACCTGTGATTCTTTGGATGATGATGTGGAAAGacttaagaaagaaagaaattatgctttaaaagaaatgagtAAATTAAAG gaaaaatTGTCTGAATCCATGAATTTAGAGAAGCACTTAACAGAGCAGCTACAGATCGTCAAGCAA GAAGCCAAGGCAGCTGTAGAAGAGACAAGAGCCCTGCGAAGTAGGATTCATCTTGCAGAAGCCGCACAAAGGCAGGCTCGGGGAATAGAGATGGACTACGAAGAAGTAATTCGCCTGTTAGAAGCTGAAATTGTAGAGCTGAAGGCTCAGCTCACGGATCATTCTGGCCAAAATAAA GATAATATCCAAGACTTGAGAAAGAGAGTTACAGTGCTTGACTGCCAGCTGCGGAAGTCGGAATCGGCTAGGAAGACCTTTGAGGTGGCTACTGAAAAATTACTACAATTTGTAGAG GTTGTGCACGAAATACTTTCAGATAACTCTACTGCCTCAACAGTTTTAAG TGACAGAACATCAACGTTGTCTGCTAAAGCACTTCTTGCACGGGTGGGGAGGACTGGACCTACTATCACAACAGCTCTTGCAGCAGAAGCCAGAGACCTTGCCAAGTCTGTCCGTGCCATTTTGGAAGTAGACT
- the STXBP4 gene encoding syntaxin-binding protein 4 isoform X3 — protein MLHVSESFILNFNKSSAPKKMSSTDTLKNTKEKTIMGPHGINRAVHRISFSDCQNGLGVKIIGGYRAQTAEDYGIFIKRILPGGVAAVDSRLLTGDLILDVNGENLMGVTNERAVDILRTASASNHMSLLVARDEEAKKEFLDLMDKYGSHSDINSARSSPTQLSSAKSNDSPSSGSSSRSQSPQLHPKDNVTTSSRNNSGPAPFSKLANNSAFQMISICKGTSLGLNIVGGINRNEGPLVYIQEIIPGGDCHKDGRLKPGDQLVSINKESMIGVSYEEAKSIINRTKMRSESFWEIAFIRQKNTPSYSESLQRPSSLLTSSIAYGDQQAAVLSSLASPNGKLVSTFIPNAMETGGKTGEQSPITSLDSNPTDVSATVTAPSQNDGYELQGRNSTVRLKAEKLERVNTCNLLSFPFFPFMMHVKHLETVSRLTKLKALNYLGIQPTDEQQQALRQQLQKDSKGTVSFGDFIEVSKNLFTMQLNATDDGQKSLTLGVNETASFLDSQEKLSESMNLEKHLTEQLQIVKQEAKAAVEETRALRSRIHLAEAAQRQARGIEMDYEEVIRLLEAEIVELKAQLTDHSGQNKDNIQDLRKRVTVLDCQLRKSESARKTFEVATEKLLQFVEVVHEILSDNSTASTVLSDRTSTLSAKALLARVGRTGPTITTALAAEARDLAKSVRAILEVDCLPYGWEEAYTADGIKYFINHVTQTTSWIHPVTSALSLLCSEDDDDGIRELPRSKS, from the exons ATGCTTCATGTGTCAGAATCCTTCATTTTGAACTTTAATAAAAGTAGTGCACCTAAGAAGATGTCCAGTACAGACACcctaaaaaatacaaaagaaaa gACTATTATGGGCCCTCATGGAATCAATCGAGCTGTACACcgcatttctttttctgactgtCAAAATGGATTAG gaGTTAAAATTATTGGAGGTTATCGGGCACAAACAGCAGAAGATTATGGGATTTTCATAAAGAGAATTCTACCTGGAGGAGTTGCTGCTGTAGATA GCCGTTTGCTCACTGGTGATCTGATTTTGGATGTCAATGGAGAGAACTTAATGGGAGTAACCAATGAAAG GGCTGTTGACATCTTGCGAACAGCATCAGCATCTAACCACATGTCTCTGCTAGTTGCTAGAGATGAAGAAGCaaa gaaagaatttcttgaCCTGATGGATAAGTACGGCTCTCACAGTGACATCAACTCGGCCAGAAGTTCTCCAACACAACTATCATCTG caaaatctAATGACAGCCCTTCTTCTGGGTCATCCTCAAGGTCACAGAGCCCTCAGTTGCATCCGAAGGATAAtgtcaccaccagcagcagaaataattctgGTCCAGCACCATTCTCAAAGCTTGCAAA CAATAGTGCATTTCAGATGATCTCCATTTGCAAGGGAACAAGCCTAGGTTTGAATATAGTAGGGGGAATTAACAGAAATGAAGGGCCTTTGGTATATATTCAAGAAATTATCCCTGGTGGCGATTGTCATAAG GATGGACGATTGAAGCCTGGAGATCAACTTGTATCCATAAACAAGGAGTCAATGATTGGTGTCTCCTATGAAGAGGCAAAAAGTATAATCAACAGAACAAAGATGAG GTCTGAAAGTTTTTGGGAGATAGCTTTTATTAGACAAAAAAATACTCCCAGTTATTCAGAGAGTCTGCAACGTCCTTCCAGCCTTTTAACGTCATCTATAGCATATGGAGACCAGCAGGCTGCAGTACTTAGCTCTCTTGCATCTCCTAATGGGAAGCTTGTTTCAACGTTCATTCCAAATGCT ATGGAAACTGGAGGAAAGACGGGCGAGCAGTCTCCAATTACTTCTCTAGACAGCAATCCTACTGATGTGTCTGCCACTG tTACTGCCCCCAGCCAGAATGATGGTTATGAGCTGCAAGGGAGGAACTCTACTGTTCGtctcaaagcagaaaagctggagagggtAAATACTTGTAATCTTttgagttttcctttctttcccttcatgATGCATGTAAAACATCTGGAGACTGTTTCTAGGCTGACAAAGTTAAAG GCATTGAATTATCTTGGGATTCAGCCCACAGATGAACAGCAGCAAGCCCTAAGGCAGCAACTTCAGAAAGATTCTAAAGGAACAGTGTCTTTTGGAG ATTTCATTGAAGTTTCAAAGAATCTGTTCACTATGCAATTGAATGCAACAGATGATGGCCAAAAATCTCTAACACTTGGAGTCAATGAAACTGCCAGCTTCCTGGATTCACAG gaaaaatTGTCTGAATCCATGAATTTAGAGAAGCACTTAACAGAGCAGCTACAGATCGTCAAGCAA GAAGCCAAGGCAGCTGTAGAAGAGACAAGAGCCCTGCGAAGTAGGATTCATCTTGCAGAAGCCGCACAAAGGCAGGCTCGGGGAATAGAGATGGACTACGAAGAAGTAATTCGCCTGTTAGAAGCTGAAATTGTAGAGCTGAAGGCTCAGCTCACGGATCATTCTGGCCAAAATAAA GATAATATCCAAGACTTGAGAAAGAGAGTTACAGTGCTTGACTGCCAGCTGCGGAAGTCGGAATCGGCTAGGAAGACCTTTGAGGTGGCTACTGAAAAATTACTACAATTTGTAGAG GTTGTGCACGAAATACTTTCAGATAACTCTACTGCCTCAACAGTTTTAAG TGACAGAACATCAACGTTGTCTGCTAAAGCACTTCTTGCACGGGTGGGGAGGACTGGACCTACTATCACAACAGCTCTTGCAGCAGAAGCCAGAGACCTTGCCAAGTCTGTCCGTGCCATTTTGGAAGTAGACT
- the STXBP4 gene encoding syntaxin-binding protein 4 isoform X4: MLHVSESFILNFNKSSAPKKMSSTDTLKNTKEKTIMGPHGINRAVHRISFSDCQNGLGVKIIGGYRAQTAEDYGIFIKRILPGGVAAVDSRLLTGDLILDVNGENLMGVTNERAVDILRTASASNHMSLLVARDEEAKKEFLDLMDKYGSHSDINSARSSPTQLSSAKSNDSPSSGSSSRSQSPQLHPKDNVTTSSRNNSGPAPFSKLANNSAFQMISICKGTSLGLNIVGGINRNEGPLVYIQEIIPGGDCHKDGRLKPGDQLVSINKESMIGVSYEEAKSIINRTKMRSESFWEIAFIRQKNTPSYSESLQRPSSLLTSSIAYGDQQAAVLSSLASPNGKLVSTFIPNAMETGGKTGEQSPITSLDSNPTDVSATVTAPSQNDGYELQGRNSTVRLKAEKLERALNYLGIQPTDEQQQALRQQLQKDSKGTVSFGDFIEVSKNLFTMQLNATDDGQKSLTLGVNETASFLDSQIVTCDSLDDDVERLKKERNYALKEMSKLKEKLSESMNLEKHLTEQLQIVKQEAKAAVEETRALRSRIHLAEAAQRQARGIEMDYEEVIRLLEAEIVELKAQLTDHSGQNKDNIQDLRKRVTVLDCQLRKSESARKTFEVATEKLLQFVEVVHEILSDNSTASTVLSDRTSTLSAKALLARVGRTGPTITTALAAEARDLAKSVRAILEVDCLPYGWEEAYTADGIKYFINHVTQTTSWIHPVTSALSLLCSEDDDDGIRELPRSKS, encoded by the exons ATGCTTCATGTGTCAGAATCCTTCATTTTGAACTTTAATAAAAGTAGTGCACCTAAGAAGATGTCCAGTACAGACACcctaaaaaatacaaaagaaaa gACTATTATGGGCCCTCATGGAATCAATCGAGCTGTACACcgcatttctttttctgactgtCAAAATGGATTAG gaGTTAAAATTATTGGAGGTTATCGGGCACAAACAGCAGAAGATTATGGGATTTTCATAAAGAGAATTCTACCTGGAGGAGTTGCTGCTGTAGATA GCCGTTTGCTCACTGGTGATCTGATTTTGGATGTCAATGGAGAGAACTTAATGGGAGTAACCAATGAAAG GGCTGTTGACATCTTGCGAACAGCATCAGCATCTAACCACATGTCTCTGCTAGTTGCTAGAGATGAAGAAGCaaa gaaagaatttcttgaCCTGATGGATAAGTACGGCTCTCACAGTGACATCAACTCGGCCAGAAGTTCTCCAACACAACTATCATCTG caaaatctAATGACAGCCCTTCTTCTGGGTCATCCTCAAGGTCACAGAGCCCTCAGTTGCATCCGAAGGATAAtgtcaccaccagcagcagaaataattctgGTCCAGCACCATTCTCAAAGCTTGCAAA CAATAGTGCATTTCAGATGATCTCCATTTGCAAGGGAACAAGCCTAGGTTTGAATATAGTAGGGGGAATTAACAGAAATGAAGGGCCTTTGGTATATATTCAAGAAATTATCCCTGGTGGCGATTGTCATAAG GATGGACGATTGAAGCCTGGAGATCAACTTGTATCCATAAACAAGGAGTCAATGATTGGTGTCTCCTATGAAGAGGCAAAAAGTATAATCAACAGAACAAAGATGAG GTCTGAAAGTTTTTGGGAGATAGCTTTTATTAGACAAAAAAATACTCCCAGTTATTCAGAGAGTCTGCAACGTCCTTCCAGCCTTTTAACGTCATCTATAGCATATGGAGACCAGCAGGCTGCAGTACTTAGCTCTCTTGCATCTCCTAATGGGAAGCTTGTTTCAACGTTCATTCCAAATGCT ATGGAAACTGGAGGAAAGACGGGCGAGCAGTCTCCAATTACTTCTCTAGACAGCAATCCTACTGATGTGTCTGCCACTG tTACTGCCCCCAGCCAGAATGATGGTTATGAGCTGCAAGGGAGGAACTCTACTGTTCGtctcaaagcagaaaagctggagagg GCATTGAATTATCTTGGGATTCAGCCCACAGATGAACAGCAGCAAGCCCTAAGGCAGCAACTTCAGAAAGATTCTAAAGGAACAGTGTCTTTTGGAG ATTTCATTGAAGTTTCAAAGAATCTGTTCACTATGCAATTGAATGCAACAGATGATGGCCAAAAATCTCTAACACTTGGAGTCAATGAAACTGCCAGCTTCCTGGATTCACAG ATTGTAACCTGTGATTCTTTGGATGATGATGTGGAAAGacttaagaaagaaagaaattatgctttaaaagaaatgagtAAATTAAAG gaaaaatTGTCTGAATCCATGAATTTAGAGAAGCACTTAACAGAGCAGCTACAGATCGTCAAGCAA GAAGCCAAGGCAGCTGTAGAAGAGACAAGAGCCCTGCGAAGTAGGATTCATCTTGCAGAAGCCGCACAAAGGCAGGCTCGGGGAATAGAGATGGACTACGAAGAAGTAATTCGCCTGTTAGAAGCTGAAATTGTAGAGCTGAAGGCTCAGCTCACGGATCATTCTGGCCAAAATAAA GATAATATCCAAGACTTGAGAAAGAGAGTTACAGTGCTTGACTGCCAGCTGCGGAAGTCGGAATCGGCTAGGAAGACCTTTGAGGTGGCTACTGAAAAATTACTACAATTTGTAGAG GTTGTGCACGAAATACTTTCAGATAACTCTACTGCCTCAACAGTTTTAAG TGACAGAACATCAACGTTGTCTGCTAAAGCACTTCTTGCACGGGTGGGGAGGACTGGACCTACTATCACAACAGCTCTTGCAGCAGAAGCCAGAGACCTTGCCAAGTCTGTCCGTGCCATTTTGGAAGTAGACT
- the STXBP4 gene encoding syntaxin-binding protein 4 isoform X6: MSLLSPGDEDEPERFDGLSLLYWTIMGPHGINRAVHRISFSDCQNGLGVKIIGGYRAQTAEDYGIFIKRILPGGVAAVDSRLLTGDLILDVNGENLMGVTNERAVDILRTASASNHMSLLVARDEEAKKEFLDLMDKYGSHSDINSARSSPTQLSSAKSNDSPSSGSSSRSQSPQLHPKDNVTTSSRNNSGPAPFSKLANNSAFQMISICKGTSLGLNIVGGINRNEGPLVYIQEIIPGGDCHKDGRLKPGDQLVSINKESMIGVSYEEAKSIINRTKMRSESFWEIAFIRQKNTPSYSESLQRPSSLLTSSIAYGDQQAAVLSSLASPNGKLVSTFIPNAMETGGKTGEQSPITSLDSNPTDVSATVTAPSQNDGYELQGRNSTVRLKAEKLERALNYLGIQPTDEQQQALRQQLQKDSKGTVSFGDFIEVSKNLFTMQLNATDDGQKSLTLGVNETASFLDSQIVTCDSLDDDVERLKKERNYALKEMSKLKEKLSESMNLEKHLTEQLQIVKQEAKAAVEETRALRSRIHLAEAAQRQARGIEMDYEEVIRLLEAEIVELKAQLTDHSGQNKDNIQDLRKRVTVLDCQLRKSESARKTFEVATEKLLQFVEVVHEILSDNSTASTVLSDRTSTLSAKALLARVGRTGPTITTALAAEARDLAKSVRAILEVDCLPYGWEEAYTADGIKYFINHVTQTTSWIHPVTSALSLLCSEDDDDGIRELPRSKS, encoded by the exons aTGTCCTTGCTCTCACCAGGAGATGAAGATGAACCAGAGCGTTTTGATGGTCTTTCTCTCTTATACTG gACTATTATGGGCCCTCATGGAATCAATCGAGCTGTACACcgcatttctttttctgactgtCAAAATGGATTAG gaGTTAAAATTATTGGAGGTTATCGGGCACAAACAGCAGAAGATTATGGGATTTTCATAAAGAGAATTCTACCTGGAGGAGTTGCTGCTGTAGATA GCCGTTTGCTCACTGGTGATCTGATTTTGGATGTCAATGGAGAGAACTTAATGGGAGTAACCAATGAAAG GGCTGTTGACATCTTGCGAACAGCATCAGCATCTAACCACATGTCTCTGCTAGTTGCTAGAGATGAAGAAGCaaa gaaagaatttcttgaCCTGATGGATAAGTACGGCTCTCACAGTGACATCAACTCGGCCAGAAGTTCTCCAACACAACTATCATCTG caaaatctAATGACAGCCCTTCTTCTGGGTCATCCTCAAGGTCACAGAGCCCTCAGTTGCATCCGAAGGATAAtgtcaccaccagcagcagaaataattctgGTCCAGCACCATTCTCAAAGCTTGCAAA CAATAGTGCATTTCAGATGATCTCCATTTGCAAGGGAACAAGCCTAGGTTTGAATATAGTAGGGGGAATTAACAGAAATGAAGGGCCTTTGGTATATATTCAAGAAATTATCCCTGGTGGCGATTGTCATAAG GATGGACGATTGAAGCCTGGAGATCAACTTGTATCCATAAACAAGGAGTCAATGATTGGTGTCTCCTATGAAGAGGCAAAAAGTATAATCAACAGAACAAAGATGAG GTCTGAAAGTTTTTGGGAGATAGCTTTTATTAGACAAAAAAATACTCCCAGTTATTCAGAGAGTCTGCAACGTCCTTCCAGCCTTTTAACGTCATCTATAGCATATGGAGACCAGCAGGCTGCAGTACTTAGCTCTCTTGCATCTCCTAATGGGAAGCTTGTTTCAACGTTCATTCCAAATGCT ATGGAAACTGGAGGAAAGACGGGCGAGCAGTCTCCAATTACTTCTCTAGACAGCAATCCTACTGATGTGTCTGCCACTG tTACTGCCCCCAGCCAGAATGATGGTTATGAGCTGCAAGGGAGGAACTCTACTGTTCGtctcaaagcagaaaagctggagagg GCATTGAATTATCTTGGGATTCAGCCCACAGATGAACAGCAGCAAGCCCTAAGGCAGCAACTTCAGAAAGATTCTAAAGGAACAGTGTCTTTTGGAG ATTTCATTGAAGTTTCAAAGAATCTGTTCACTATGCAATTGAATGCAACAGATGATGGCCAAAAATCTCTAACACTTGGAGTCAATGAAACTGCCAGCTTCCTGGATTCACAG ATTGTAACCTGTGATTCTTTGGATGATGATGTGGAAAGacttaagaaagaaagaaattatgctttaaaagaaatgagtAAATTAAAG gaaaaatTGTCTGAATCCATGAATTTAGAGAAGCACTTAACAGAGCAGCTACAGATCGTCAAGCAA GAAGCCAAGGCAGCTGTAGAAGAGACAAGAGCCCTGCGAAGTAGGATTCATCTTGCAGAAGCCGCACAAAGGCAGGCTCGGGGAATAGAGATGGACTACGAAGAAGTAATTCGCCTGTTAGAAGCTGAAATTGTAGAGCTGAAGGCTCAGCTCACGGATCATTCTGGCCAAAATAAA GATAATATCCAAGACTTGAGAAAGAGAGTTACAGTGCTTGACTGCCAGCTGCGGAAGTCGGAATCGGCTAGGAAGACCTTTGAGGTGGCTACTGAAAAATTACTACAATTTGTAGAG GTTGTGCACGAAATACTTTCAGATAACTCTACTGCCTCAACAGTTTTAAG TGACAGAACATCAACGTTGTCTGCTAAAGCACTTCTTGCACGGGTGGGGAGGACTGGACCTACTATCACAACAGCTCTTGCAGCAGAAGCCAGAGACCTTGCCAAGTCTGTCCGTGCCATTTTGGAAGTAGACT
- the STXBP4 gene encoding syntaxin-binding protein 4 isoform X2 has product MSLLSPGDEDEPERFDGLSLLYWTIMGPHGINRAVHRISFSDCQNGLGVKIIGGYRAQTAEDYGIFIKRILPGGVAAVDSRLLTGDLILDVNGENLMGVTNERAVDILRTASASNHMSLLVARDEEAKKEFLDLMDKYGSHSDINSARSSPTQLSSAKSNDSPSSGSSSRSQSPQLHPKDNVTTSSRNNSGPAPFSKLANNSAFQMISICKGTSLGLNIVGGINRNEGPLVYIQEIIPGGDCHKDGRLKPGDQLVSINKESMIGVSYEEAKSIINRTKMRSESFWEIAFIRQKNTPSYSESLQRPSSLLTSSIAYGDQQAAVLSSLASPNGKLVSTFIPNAMETGGKTGEQSPITSLDSNPTDVSATVTAPSQNDGYELQGRNSTVRLKAEKLERVNTCNLLSFPFFPFMMHVKHLETVSRLTKLKALNYLGIQPTDEQQQALRQQLQKDSKGTVSFGDFIEVSKNLFTMQLNATDDGQKSLTLGVNETASFLDSQIVTCDSLDDDVERLKKERNYALKEMSKLKEKLSESMNLEKHLTEQLQIVKQEAKAAVEETRALRSRIHLAEAAQRQARGIEMDYEEVIRLLEAEIVELKAQLTDHSGQNKDNIQDLRKRVTVLDCQLRKSESARKTFEVATEKLLQFVEVVHEILSDNSTASTVLSDRTSTLSAKALLARVGRTGPTITTALAAEARDLAKSVRAILEVDCLPYGWEEAYTADGIKYFINHVTQTTSWIHPVTSALSLLCSEDDDDGIRELPRSKS; this is encoded by the exons aTGTCCTTGCTCTCACCAGGAGATGAAGATGAACCAGAGCGTTTTGATGGTCTTTCTCTCTTATACTG gACTATTATGGGCCCTCATGGAATCAATCGAGCTGTACACcgcatttctttttctgactgtCAAAATGGATTAG gaGTTAAAATTATTGGAGGTTATCGGGCACAAACAGCAGAAGATTATGGGATTTTCATAAAGAGAATTCTACCTGGAGGAGTTGCTGCTGTAGATA GCCGTTTGCTCACTGGTGATCTGATTTTGGATGTCAATGGAGAGAACTTAATGGGAGTAACCAATGAAAG GGCTGTTGACATCTTGCGAACAGCATCAGCATCTAACCACATGTCTCTGCTAGTTGCTAGAGATGAAGAAGCaaa gaaagaatttcttgaCCTGATGGATAAGTACGGCTCTCACAGTGACATCAACTCGGCCAGAAGTTCTCCAACACAACTATCATCTG caaaatctAATGACAGCCCTTCTTCTGGGTCATCCTCAAGGTCACAGAGCCCTCAGTTGCATCCGAAGGATAAtgtcaccaccagcagcagaaataattctgGTCCAGCACCATTCTCAAAGCTTGCAAA CAATAGTGCATTTCAGATGATCTCCATTTGCAAGGGAACAAGCCTAGGTTTGAATATAGTAGGGGGAATTAACAGAAATGAAGGGCCTTTGGTATATATTCAAGAAATTATCCCTGGTGGCGATTGTCATAAG GATGGACGATTGAAGCCTGGAGATCAACTTGTATCCATAAACAAGGAGTCAATGATTGGTGTCTCCTATGAAGAGGCAAAAAGTATAATCAACAGAACAAAGATGAG GTCTGAAAGTTTTTGGGAGATAGCTTTTATTAGACAAAAAAATACTCCCAGTTATTCAGAGAGTCTGCAACGTCCTTCCAGCCTTTTAACGTCATCTATAGCATATGGAGACCAGCAGGCTGCAGTACTTAGCTCTCTTGCATCTCCTAATGGGAAGCTTGTTTCAACGTTCATTCCAAATGCT ATGGAAACTGGAGGAAAGACGGGCGAGCAGTCTCCAATTACTTCTCTAGACAGCAATCCTACTGATGTGTCTGCCACTG tTACTGCCCCCAGCCAGAATGATGGTTATGAGCTGCAAGGGAGGAACTCTACTGTTCGtctcaaagcagaaaagctggagagggtAAATACTTGTAATCTTttgagttttcctttctttcccttcatgATGCATGTAAAACATCTGGAGACTGTTTCTAGGCTGACAAAGTTAAAG GCATTGAATTATCTTGGGATTCAGCCCACAGATGAACAGCAGCAAGCCCTAAGGCAGCAACTTCAGAAAGATTCTAAAGGAACAGTGTCTTTTGGAG ATTTCATTGAAGTTTCAAAGAATCTGTTCACTATGCAATTGAATGCAACAGATGATGGCCAAAAATCTCTAACACTTGGAGTCAATGAAACTGCCAGCTTCCTGGATTCACAG ATTGTAACCTGTGATTCTTTGGATGATGATGTGGAAAGacttaagaaagaaagaaattatgctttaaaagaaatgagtAAATTAAAG gaaaaatTGTCTGAATCCATGAATTTAGAGAAGCACTTAACAGAGCAGCTACAGATCGTCAAGCAA GAAGCCAAGGCAGCTGTAGAAGAGACAAGAGCCCTGCGAAGTAGGATTCATCTTGCAGAAGCCGCACAAAGGCAGGCTCGGGGAATAGAGATGGACTACGAAGAAGTAATTCGCCTGTTAGAAGCTGAAATTGTAGAGCTGAAGGCTCAGCTCACGGATCATTCTGGCCAAAATAAA GATAATATCCAAGACTTGAGAAAGAGAGTTACAGTGCTTGACTGCCAGCTGCGGAAGTCGGAATCGGCTAGGAAGACCTTTGAGGTGGCTACTGAAAAATTACTACAATTTGTAGAG GTTGTGCACGAAATACTTTCAGATAACTCTACTGCCTCAACAGTTTTAAG TGACAGAACATCAACGTTGTCTGCTAAAGCACTTCTTGCACGGGTGGGGAGGACTGGACCTACTATCACAACAGCTCTTGCAGCAGAAGCCAGAGACCTTGCCAAGTCTGTCCGTGCCATTTTGGAAGTAGACT